A stretch of the Marivirga tractuosa DSM 4126 genome encodes the following:
- a CDS encoding ferredoxin--NADP reductase, with translation MAFNFFKKKENKEDKKSKRYKELTVRQVINATADAIVIEFEKPEWELSYTAGQFLTLITDINGESVRRAYSLCTSPLVDEYPAVTVKRVENGKMSNHLNDNLKAGDKIQVLEPMGNFTTTVDANKKRHLIMFAGGSGITPMMGISKSILHAEPDSIISLIYANRNLESVIFKSEFDKLEDEYEGRMHVIHVLDDAPINWQGESGLLNEEMLQKILDRIPNWGNDQTQYLMCGPEGMMKNVEQYLENFGVDKANVFKESFVQGTIDKAEKKTGETAEGQEYEVTILFDGEEYKFPVPSDKSILETALDLDIDLPFSCQSGLCTACRGKLLSGTVRMEEDEGLSDAEKDEGFVLNCVGHPTSADVKIEIG, from the coding sequence ATGGCGTTTAATTTTTTCAAAAAGAAAGAAAATAAAGAAGATAAAAAATCAAAGAGATATAAGGAACTGACGGTTCGTCAAGTTATCAATGCAACAGCTGATGCTATTGTGATTGAATTTGAAAAACCTGAATGGGAATTGAGCTATACAGCAGGTCAATTTTTGACACTCATCACAGACATCAACGGTGAAAGCGTGAGAAGAGCTTATTCCTTATGCACCTCTCCTTTAGTGGATGAATACCCTGCGGTTACCGTAAAAAGAGTAGAGAATGGTAAAATGTCCAATCATTTGAACGACAACCTTAAAGCTGGTGATAAAATTCAGGTGTTGGAACCTATGGGAAATTTCACCACTACAGTTGATGCCAATAAGAAGCGTCATTTAATAATGTTTGCTGGTGGGAGTGGAATTACACCCATGATGGGGATTTCAAAATCCATTTTGCATGCAGAGCCAGACAGCATTATTTCTTTGATTTACGCTAACAGAAACCTGGAATCTGTAATCTTTAAAAGTGAATTCGATAAACTGGAAGATGAATATGAAGGCAGAATGCACGTAATTCATGTGCTGGATGATGCACCTATCAATTGGCAAGGCGAGTCTGGTTTATTGAATGAGGAAATGCTTCAGAAAATATTGGATAGAATTCCAAATTGGGGAAATGATCAAACACAATATTTAATGTGTGGTCCGGAAGGAATGATGAAAAATGTGGAGCAATACCTAGAGAATTTCGGGGTTGATAAAGCCAATGTTTTTAAAGAAAGCTTCGTTCAAGGAACTATCGATAAAGCGGAAAAGAAAACTGGAGAAACTGCTGAAGGTCAAGAATATGAAGTAACCATTTTATTTGATGGAGAAGAATATAAATTCCCTGTGCCATCGGATAAATCGATACTAGAAACTGCCTTAGACTTAGATATTGACTTACCATTCTCTTGTCAAAGTGGATTATGCACCGCTTGTAGAGGCAAATTATTATCTGGAACAGTTCGTATGGAAGAAGACGAAGGCTTATCTGATGCAGAAAAGGACGAAGGCTTTGTCTTAAACTGTGTAGGTCATCCTACCTCTGCTGATGTGAAAATAGAAATCGGATAA
- a CDS encoding M3 family oligoendopeptidase: protein MEFEIKERQFLPKDFKVKDWETLKPYFDKLLEEEINSALDLENWFANLSELEAVVSEDMAWRYIKMTCDTSDEKLAASFEDFVRNIQPHIAPYSDKLNRKALASPYLASVKEKDGYDIMIREMEKDVKIFREENIPLETEIASLSQKYGSISGAMDIEHDGKEMTLQQAAVMLQSIDRKLREEIYRKISSRRLADKDKLDNLFTELIQLRTKVAKNAGFENYRDFMFASMGRFDYSPQDCFDFHESVKTEVVPFLNEIAKDRKSKLGLDKLRPWDKAVDISGKEALMPFNGADDLTDKTIKVFNELDPFLGDCLVKMVEMKHLDLDSRKGKSPGGYNYPLSETGVPFIFMNATSTLRDMVTLLHEGGHAVHSFLMNELELNDFKNPPSEVAELASMSMELITLDYWDIFFDNEEDLKRAKTEHLEGIIETLPWVATIDKFQHWIYENPEHTVAERTRAWNEILDDFSDSITDWSGLEKFKDNLWQKQLHLYEVPFYYIEYGMAQLGAVAVWKNYKTDPKKGLESYMKALKMGYTKSIPEVYEAADIKFDFSKKNISELMSFVKEEMEKL, encoded by the coding sequence ATGGAATTCGAAATAAAAGAAAGACAATTTTTACCTAAAGATTTTAAAGTAAAAGATTGGGAGACTTTAAAGCCTTATTTTGATAAATTATTGGAGGAAGAAATTAATTCCGCACTGGATTTAGAAAATTGGTTTGCCAATTTAAGTGAGCTAGAAGCAGTAGTTTCAGAAGATATGGCTTGGCGTTATATTAAAATGACATGTGACACTTCGGATGAAAAATTAGCGGCCTCTTTCGAAGATTTTGTTCGTAATATCCAGCCACATATTGCCCCTTATAGTGATAAACTGAACCGGAAGGCTTTGGCATCTCCTTACTTAGCTTCAGTTAAAGAGAAAGACGGCTATGACATCATGATTCGGGAAATGGAGAAGGATGTGAAGATCTTCAGAGAAGAAAACATTCCACTGGAAACCGAGATTGCAAGTCTCTCTCAAAAATACGGCTCTATTTCCGGGGCTATGGATATTGAGCATGATGGCAAGGAAATGACCTTGCAACAAGCAGCTGTAATGTTACAATCCATCGATAGGAAATTAAGGGAAGAAATCTATCGTAAAATATCTTCCAGAAGGTTAGCCGATAAAGATAAGCTGGATAACCTTTTTACTGAACTGATTCAGCTAAGAACCAAAGTGGCAAAAAATGCCGGATTCGAAAATTACCGAGATTTTATGTTCGCATCTATGGGTCGTTTTGACTATTCGCCTCAGGATTGTTTTGATTTTCATGAATCTGTTAAAACAGAGGTAGTGCCTTTTTTGAATGAAATAGCAAAGGACAGAAAGAGTAAGTTAGGATTAGATAAATTAAGACCTTGGGATAAAGCAGTTGATATTTCAGGTAAAGAAGCTTTAATGCCCTTTAACGGAGCGGATGATTTAACTGATAAAACAATTAAAGTATTCAATGAATTAGATCCATTTTTAGGCGATTGCCTTGTAAAGATGGTGGAAATGAAACATCTGGACTTGGATTCCAGAAAAGGGAAATCGCCAGGCGGTTACAATTATCCTCTTTCCGAAACGGGAGTTCCTTTTATCTTTATGAATGCGACTTCCACTTTGCGTGATATGGTAACGCTATTACATGAAGGTGGACATGCCGTGCATTCTTTCCTAATGAATGAGTTGGAATTGAATGATTTCAAAAACCCGCCATCTGAAGTAGCGGAATTGGCTTCCATGAGTATGGAGTTGATTACACTTGATTATTGGGATATCTTTTTCGATAATGAGGAGGATTTAAAAAGGGCTAAAACCGAGCATTTGGAAGGAATTATTGAAACACTTCCTTGGGTAGCTACAATTGACAAATTTCAGCATTGGATTTATGAAAATCCTGAGCATACGGTAGCCGAAAGAACCAGAGCTTGGAATGAAATTTTGGATGATTTTTCAGATTCCATAACAGATTGGTCAGGCTTGGAGAAATTCAAGGATAATCTATGGCAGAAGCAATTGCATTTATATGAAGTGCCTTTTTATTACATCGAATATGGAATGGCACAATTAGGTGCAGTGGCAGTCTGGAAAAACTATAAAACAGACCCCAAAAAAGGATTGGAATCCTATATGAAAGCTCTGAAAATGGGGTATACCAAATCTATTCCTGAAGTTTACGAAGCTGCAGATATCAAATTTGATTTCAGCAAAAAGAACATCAGCGAATTGATGAGCTTTGTAAAAGAAGAGATGGAGAAGCTTTAA
- a CDS encoding tetratricopeptide repeat protein translates to MRFNKITFFISILFVSTNLFSQSKLEKAEQYFDNRHETIQNGKANRKNIDEAISLFQEVDSEPEKTIGLLKSYEFKASWTNVPENEKRSLYKKAIDLAEKKSREFPKNGAIAYWYAANYARWADLIDITEAAQEGVLDEIKKLAEKAIELDEKYNQAGALRLLGGMHLEVPNIPLILSWPSNAQAKKILRKAYRIAPQHPANVYLYAKMLHITKTSTRSKKVFEELIKKEPRSEYFLVDQKYIQKGREYFEENF, encoded by the coding sequence ATGAGATTCAATAAAATCACATTTTTTATATCAATACTTTTTGTTTCGACCAACCTATTTTCCCAATCCAAGCTTGAGAAAGCAGAACAATACTTTGATAATAGACATGAAACAATACAAAATGGAAAAGCCAATCGTAAGAATATTGATGAAGCAATAAGTCTTTTTCAGGAAGTGGATTCAGAACCAGAAAAAACAATTGGGTTGCTGAAAAGCTACGAGTTTAAAGCCTCTTGGACTAATGTTCCGGAAAATGAGAAAAGATCACTCTACAAAAAAGCCATAGATTTGGCCGAAAAAAAGTCAAGAGAGTTTCCAAAAAACGGAGCTATTGCGTACTGGTATGCAGCTAATTATGCTCGCTGGGCAGATTTAATTGATATTACAGAAGCTGCACAAGAAGGTGTACTAGATGAAATTAAAAAATTAGCCGAAAAAGCTATTGAATTAGATGAAAAATATAATCAAGCAGGTGCATTAAGACTATTAGGAGGCATGCATCTTGAAGTTCCCAATATCCCTTTAATTTTAAGTTGGCCTTCCAATGCGCAAGCAAAAAAGATATTACGCAAAGCCTATAGAATTGCCCCTCAGCATCCTGCTAACGTATATTTATATGCCAAAATGCTACATATCACTAAAACTAGTACAAGATCTAAAAAGGTATTTGAAGAATTGATAAAGAAAGAACCTAGAAGTGAATATTTTCTAGTTGATCAAAAATACATACAAAAGGGAAGGGAGTACTTCGAAGAGAATTTTTGA
- a CDS encoding TerB family tellurite resistance protein: MLKEQLKILIKLATIDNELADKEANLIEKIGKANGVSEDEIYQMIKNPEPIKNLDSLSEDQRFEYLYNIIQLMKIDGKVYKSEIVFCQEIAQKLGYKKKSVAELSKSIYSDPSITSDREELKRRLRKYSTR, translated from the coding sequence ATGTTAAAAGAACAGCTAAAAATTTTAATTAAATTAGCCACAATTGATAATGAGCTGGCAGATAAAGAAGCGAACTTGATTGAAAAAATTGGTAAGGCTAATGGAGTTTCAGAGGATGAAATTTATCAGATGATTAAAAACCCGGAGCCAATCAAAAATTTGGATAGTTTATCAGAAGATCAAAGATTTGAATATTTATATAATATCATTCAATTAATGAAAATTGATGGGAAAGTATATAAAAGTGAGATTGTTTTCTGCCAAGAAATCGCTCAAAAGTTAGGGTATAAAAAGAAATCTGTAGCAGAGTTATCAAAAAGTATTTATAGTGACCCAAGTATTACAAGCGATAGAGAAGAATTGAAAAGAAGATTAAGAAAATATTCTACTAGATAA